The Halorhabdus sp. BNX81 genome includes a region encoding these proteins:
- the amrA gene encoding AmmeMemoRadiSam system protein A encodes MATGENTPRLDTETGKRLLEYARRIIEAAVTDEPTPTAPDLPVLSEQRGTFVTLKTDGDLRGCIGRPRPEQALGQALQAAAVEAATADPRFPRVSPDELDSITVSVSILTPPESLPDVESEDIVVGRDGLIVTQGRQSGLLLPQVAAERDWTATQFLRETARKAGLPPDAWEREKAIVKRFSAQVFAETSPDGTVTVEDYTQVQAAE; translated from the coding sequence ATGGCGACGGGCGAGAACACGCCACGTCTCGACACGGAAACGGGGAAACGGCTTCTCGAATACGCACGGAGGATCATCGAAGCCGCCGTTACCGACGAGCCGACACCCACGGCACCCGATTTGCCAGTCCTTTCGGAGCAGCGGGGAACGTTCGTCACGCTGAAGACGGATGGCGATTTGCGGGGTTGCATCGGTCGGCCCCGCCCCGAACAAGCGCTCGGGCAAGCCCTGCAAGCGGCAGCGGTCGAGGCGGCGACAGCGGACCCACGGTTCCCACGGGTTTCGCCGGACGAACTCGATTCGATCACCGTCTCGGTGAGTATCTTGACGCCGCCGGAGTCCCTGCCGGACGTCGAGTCGGAGGACATCGTCGTCGGTCGGGACGGCTTGATCGTCACCCAGGGGCGACAGAGCGGGTTGTTGCTGCCCCAGGTCGCTGCCGAGCGGGACTGGACCGCCACGCAGTTTCTCCGTGAGACGGCCCGGAAGGCCGGATTACCGCCAGATGCCTGGGAACGTGAGAAAGCGATCGTCAAACGCTTTTCCGCGCAGGTTTTTGCAGAGACGTCGCCTGACGGGACCGTAACCGTCGAGGATTACACCCAGGTCCAGGCGGCCGAGTAA
- a CDS encoding transcription initiation factor IIB, whose product MSETSTRSRPVEETSERTADERIDHDETQVCPECGGNLVTDSERGETVCGECGLVVEEDEIDPGPEWRAFDAAEKDEKSRVGAPTTNMMHDKGLSTNIGWQDKDAYGNSLSSRQREKMQRLRTWNERFRTRDSKERNLKQALGEIDRMASALGLPENVRETASVIYRRALDENLLPGRSIEGVSTASLYAAARQAGNPRSLDEIERVSRIDRMELTRTYRYVVRELNLEVKPADPESYIPRFVSDLNLSEEVSRQARELVDSARESGILSGKSPVGIAAAAIYAAALLSNERVTQGDISEVADISEVTIRNRYKELLEAKSAGSQQVA is encoded by the coding sequence ATGAGCGAAACTTCAACCCGATCACGGCCCGTAGAAGAAACTAGCGAACGCACAGCGGACGAGCGGATCGACCACGACGAGACACAGGTCTGTCCGGAGTGTGGTGGCAACCTGGTAACGGATTCCGAGCGCGGCGAGACCGTCTGTGGCGAGTGTGGCCTCGTCGTCGAAGAGGACGAAATCGATCCCGGCCCGGAGTGGCGGGCCTTCGACGCTGCGGAAAAAGACGAAAAGTCCCGTGTCGGCGCACCGACGACGAACATGATGCACGACAAGGGGCTCTCGACCAACATCGGCTGGCAGGACAAAGACGCCTACGGGAATTCGCTGTCCAGCCGCCAGCGCGAGAAAATGCAGCGGTTGCGCACCTGGAACGAGCGCTTCCGGACGCGGGACTCCAAAGAGCGTAATCTCAAGCAGGCACTCGGCGAGATCGACCGCATGGCCTCGGCGCTCGGTCTGCCCGAAAACGTTCGGGAGACGGCAAGCGTCATCTATCGCCGCGCGCTGGACGAGAACCTCCTGCCCGGCCGCTCCATCGAGGGTGTCTCGACGGCGTCGTTGTACGCCGCCGCCCGACAGGCCGGCAACCCCCGCAGTCTCGACGAGATCGAACGCGTCTCCCGGATCGACCGGATGGAGCTCACACGGACGTATCGCTACGTCGTCCGGGAGTTGAATCTGGAGGTCAAGCCCGCCGACCCCGAAAGTTACATTCCGCGGTTCGTCTCCGATCTCAACCTGAGCGAGGAAGTTTCCCGGCAGGCTCGCGAACTCGTCGATTCCGCGCGTGAATCCGGTATTCTCAGCGGGAAGAGTCCAGTCGGAATCGCCGCGGCCGCGATCTATGCGGCCGCGCTGTTGAGCAACGAGCGAGTGACCCAGGGAGACATTTCCGAGGTCGCGGACATCTCCGA
- a CDS encoding type II toxin-antitoxin system HicB family antitoxin, translating into MASSTVDNDPHDDEIHLWREDDWWIAKDIETDVTTQGRSREAALSNLDEAVALQADEVGHEPTNEELRELGIDPGKNRTGGETPPDVLE; encoded by the coding sequence ATGGCTAGTTCGACGGTTGATAACGATCCCCACGACGACGAAATCCACCTATGGCGGGAGGACGACTGGTGGATCGCGAAGGACATCGAGACCGATGTCACGACGCAAGGTCGAAGTAGGGAGGCTGCGCTCTCCAATCTCGACGAAGCGGTCGCACTGCAGGCCGACGAGGTCGGACACGAACCAACCAATGAAGAGTTACGCGAACTGGGAATCGATCCGGGCAAAAACAGGACCGGAGGCGAGACCCCGCCAGACGTGCTCGAATAG
- a CDS encoding DUF357 domain-containing protein produces MPADLVEKTDRYERLLSEALDAATVRPPDGTPLGDAAAEFEEMAQSYLEDGRHFRDDDDLVNALAAFSYGHAWLDAGARIGLFDVPEDGHLFTV; encoded by the coding sequence ATGCCAGCCGATCTCGTCGAGAAGACCGATCGCTACGAGCGATTGCTTTCCGAAGCTCTCGATGCGGCCACCGTTCGGCCACCGGACGGGACGCCGCTCGGGGACGCGGCCGCGGAGTTCGAAGAGATGGCCCAGTCGTATCTCGAAGACGGCCGTCACTTTCGTGACGATGATGATCTGGTCAACGCCCTCGCAGCGTTTTCCTACGGCCACGCCTGGCTCGACGCCGGCGCGCGAATCGGCCTCTTTGACGTTCCCGAAGACGGACACCTCTTTACTGTCTGA
- a CDS encoding type II toxin-antitoxin system HicA family toxin, producing the protein MGRQTFSGMEVIKVLVNTGGFEWRRTAGDHAQLYYEHPTNENDRRRVTVPLHDELRTGTLREIAQSAGANDFDAFCNWIDANG; encoded by the coding sequence ATGGGTCGACAGACCTTTTCCGGAATGGAAGTCATCAAAGTGCTAGTCAATACTGGCGGATTCGAATGGCGTCGGACGGCCGGTGACCACGCACAGCTGTATTACGAACATCCGACGAACGAGAACGATCGTCGACGCGTCACCGTCCCATTGCATGACGAGCTCCGGACGGGGACGCTTCGGGAGATCGCTCAGAGCGCGGGCGCGAACGATTTTGACGCGTTCTGCAACTGGATCGACGCCAACGGATAG
- a CDS encoding DNA mismatch repair protein: MDVADYWGVGPKTRELLAESLGLETAIEAIESGDLRTLTEAGLSRGRATRILRRAQGGAMDVLSTRDARSVYKSVLDLASEYAVTRHATNSIRLLTPLDSQAAMESRLETVMDAAAVWDDLDEATRERIIEAFEAYDSVEGGDLAGVRTALALRETGVTDGVFAPLADLDVEQLEAAADALAALEADGVAAGADDRLDDLKMQLGAIEDMAADAESVIATIRDAGVRGGDEFRERFVDHVVSETGVDVGAVREAMVADAPDVTDFVSETLRDLAADRREAVDEREAEVRERLQASLELARADVDAAVDVVDEIARDVSLARFAHEFDLTAPTYREGRVLAVENARNLELIGADQSVQAVTYGIGDHSLSVAGANEPPRGDRVAVLTGANSGGKTTLLETLAQVQLLAQMGLPVPADAAEVGIVDAVVFHRRHASFNAGVLESTLRTVVPPLTDEGRTLMLVDEFEAITEPGSAADLLHGLVTLTVDQPALGVFVTHLADDLEPLPAAARTDGIFAEGLTTDLELEVDYQPRFGTVGRSTPEFIVSRLVADADDRSERGGFRTLAAAVGEQAVQRTLSDAEWSG, encoded by the coding sequence ATGGACGTAGCGGACTACTGGGGCGTCGGGCCGAAGACCCGTGAGCTCCTCGCCGAGTCGCTGGGGCTGGAAACCGCGATCGAAGCCATCGAATCGGGCGATCTCCGGACGTTGACCGAGGCCGGGTTGAGCCGCGGGCGGGCGACGCGGATTCTCCGCCGGGCCCAGGGCGGGGCGATGGACGTGCTTTCGACCCGCGACGCCCGATCAGTTTATAAGTCTGTGCTCGATCTGGCGAGTGAGTACGCGGTAACTCGTCACGCCACAAACAGCATCCGGCTGCTCACGCCCCTCGATTCGCAGGCAGCCATGGAGTCGCGCCTCGAAACTGTCATGGACGCCGCGGCTGTCTGGGACGACCTCGACGAAGCGACCCGGGAGCGCATCATCGAGGCCTTCGAGGCTTACGACAGCGTCGAAGGCGGCGATCTCGCCGGCGTCCGGACCGCACTGGCATTGCGGGAGACCGGTGTCACCGACGGTGTGTTCGCGCCGCTCGCAGACCTCGACGTCGAACAGCTCGAGGCCGCGGCCGACGCGCTCGCCGCGCTCGAGGCGGACGGCGTCGCGGCCGGTGCTGACGACCGTCTCGACGATCTCAAAATGCAGCTTGGAGCGATCGAGGACATGGCCGCCGACGCCGAGTCGGTGATCGCCACGATCCGCGATGCTGGCGTCCGGGGCGGCGACGAGTTCCGCGAGCGATTCGTCGACCACGTCGTCAGCGAAACCGGCGTCGACGTGGGAGCCGTCAGGGAGGCGATGGTCGCCGATGCCCCGGACGTGACTGATTTCGTCTCGGAAACGCTTCGAGACCTTGCCGCGGATCGTCGGGAAGCCGTCGACGAACGCGAGGCCGAGGTCCGCGAGCGACTGCAGGCCAGCCTGGAACTGGCCCGCGCGGATGTCGACGCCGCCGTCGACGTCGTCGACGAGATCGCACGCGACGTCTCGCTGGCCCGGTTCGCTCACGAGTTCGATCTCACCGCGCCGACGTACCGCGAAGGGCGCGTGCTGGCGGTCGAGAACGCGCGTAACCTGGAACTGATCGGTGCAGACCAGTCCGTCCAGGCCGTCACCTACGGGATCGGGGACCATTCATTGTCCGTCGCCGGCGCGAACGAACCGCCACGGGGCGATCGGGTTGCGGTCCTGACAGGAGCCAACAGCGGCGGGAAGACGACGCTGCTGGAGACGCTCGCGCAGGTCCAGTTGCTCGCACAGATGGGGCTGCCCGTGCCAGCGGATGCCGCCGAAGTCGGGATCGTCGACGCCGTCGTTTTCCACCGCCGACACGCGAGCTTCAACGCGGGCGTCCTCGAATCGACCCTGCGGACAGTCGTCCCGCCGCTGACCGACGAGGGCCGAACGTTAATGTTGGTCGACGAGTTCGAGGCGATCACCGAACCCGGCAGCGCCGCCGATCTCCTTCACGGCCTGGTAACGCTGACCGTCGACCAGCCGGCGCTCGGCGTGTTCGTCACGCACCTGGCCGACGATCTGGAACCGTTACCGGCCGCAGCCCGAACTGACGGCATCTTCGCCGAGGGGTTGACGACGGATCTCGAACTCGAAGTCGACTACCAGCCACGCTTTGGGACCGTCGGCCGCTCGACGCCGGAATTCATTGTCTCGCGACTCGTCGCCGATGCCGACGATCGAAGCGAACGTGGCGGGTTTCGAACGTTGGCTGCCGCCGTCGGCGAGCAGGCGGTCCAGCGGACGCTTTCGGACGCCGAATGGTCCGGCTGA